A window of the Lolium rigidum isolate FL_2022 unplaced genomic scaffold, APGP_CSIRO_Lrig_0.1 contig_40002_1, whole genome shotgun sequence genome harbors these coding sequences:
- the LOC124681351 gene encoding ankyrin repeat domain-containing protein 13C codes for MAGVDAARYAQSPAHHAVSMRDHAALRRVLDALPRARKPEEIRTEADSIAEEARAEAVSAVIDRRDVPGRETPLHLAVRLGDAVAAEMLMAAGADWSLQNEHGWSALQEAICAREEALARVIVRHYQPLAWAKWCRRLPRVVAAMRRMRDFYMEITFHFESSVIPFISRIAPSDTYRVWKRGANLRADMTLAGFDGFKIQRSDQTILFLGEGSEDGKVPPGSLCMINHKDKEVMNALEGAGAPASEAEVQQEVIAMSQTNIFRPGIDVTQAVLLPQVTWRRQERTEAVGSWKAKVYDMHHVMVSVKSRRVPGAMTDEEFFSACNENDTESEGFDDVLTEDEKKQLESALKMDSPDAPGESQSDAFVGPRHSCFEPREREIPIEDLSISGNGEIKHDKKGWFSNWGKKGQTGISKQEGTKRMVPPRSSLCVDEKVSDLHVESPSNVQTKPGRHSVDVVRGDENRRGKERDYRKPATSENGHRRKESGKESEYKKGLRPVLWLSPNFPLRTEELLPLLDILANKVKAIRRLRDLLTTKLPPGTFPVKVAIPVVPTIRVLVTFTKFEELQPLEEFTTPPSSPVNCKSPAAQASSGSWVQWIKAPYRQNFSTAQGPSNRVEDIQDPFVIPADYVWTTPEEKKKKTQENKNKSKKGRTAS; via the exons ATGGCCGGCGTTGACGCGGCGAGGTACGCGCAGAGCCCGGCTCACCACGCCGTCTCGATGCGGGACCACGCTGCCCTGCGCCGCGTGCTGGACGCGCTCCCCCGGGCGCGCAAGCCCGAGGAGATCCGGACGGAGGCGGACTCCATCGCCGAGGAGGCGCGCGCGGAGGCCGTCTCGGCCGTCATCGACCGCCGCGACGTCCCGGGGCGCGAGACCCCGCTCCACCTCGCCGTCCGCCTCGGCGACGCCGTGGCAGCCGAGATGCTCATGGCGGCTGGGGCCGACTGGAGCCTGCAGAACGAGCATGGCTGGAGCGCGCTGCAGGAGGCCATCTGCGCGCGCGAGGAGGCGCTCGCACGCGTCATCGTGCGCCACTACCAGCCTCTCGCCTGGGCCAAGTGGTGCCGCCGCCTGCCCCGCGTCGTCGCCGCCATGCGCAGGATGCGCGACTTCTACATGGAGATCACATTCCACTTCGAGAGCTCCGTCATTCCCTTCATCTCCCGCATCGCGCCCTCCGATACCTACAGGGTCTGGAAGCGCGGGGCCAACCTCCGTGCGGACATGACGCTCGCGGGCTTCGATGGCTTCAAGATCCAGCGCTCTGATCAGACCATACTGTTTCTCGGAGAGGGCTCTGAGGACGGCAAGGTGCCACCGGGCTCCTTGTGCATGATTAACCACAAGGATAAGGAGGTGATGAACGCCCTTGAAGGTGCTGGCGCCCCCGCCTCAGAGGCAGAGGTCCAGCAGGAGGTTATCGCCATGTCACAGACCAACATCTTCCGTCCGGGGATAGACGTCACTCAGGCGGTGCTGCTTCCACAGGTCACATGGCGGCGGCAGGAGAGGACAGAGGCGGTTGGCTCGTGGAAGGCTAAGGTGTATGACATGCACCATGTTATGGTCAGTGTCAAGTCAAGGAGGGTTCCTGGTGCCATGACGGATGAGGAATTCTTTTCAGCTTGCAATGAGAATGATACCGAGAGCGAGGGCTTCGATGACGTACTCACTGAGGATGAGAAGAAGCAGCTGGAATCTGCGCTTAAGATGGATTCTCCAGATGCCCCTGGTGAAAGCCAGTCTGACGCCTTTGTAGGTCCTAGACATAGTTGCTTTGAGCCAAGGGAGAGGGAGATACCAATCGAGGATTTGAGCATCTCTGGAAATGGGGAAATTAAACATGATAAGAAAGGCTGGTTTAGTAATTGGGGAAAGAAGGGCCAAACTGGCATTAGTAAGCAGGAGGGAACAAAGAGGATGGTACCTCCAAGAAGCTCGCTCTGTGTAGATGAGAAGGTCAGCGACCTCCATGTAGAATCTCCATCAAATGTACAAACAAAACCAGGAAGGCATTCAGTAGATGTAGTAAGAGGGGACGAGAACAGAAGAGGCAAGGAAAGGGATTATCGCAAACCTGCAACTTCAGAGAATGGGCATAGGCGCAAAGAAAGTGGCAAAGAAAGCGAGTATAAGAAAGGTCTAAGGCCTGTTCTTTGGTTGTCCCCTAACTTTCCTCTTCGGACTGAGGAGCTCTTGCCACTACTAGATATTCTTGCAAACAAGGTGAAAGCGATCCGTCGTTTAAGGGATCTACTCACGACAAAACTGCCTCCAGGAACTTTTCCAGTCAAG GTTGCCATTCCAGTTGTACCTACAATCAGGGTTCTTGTGACATTCACAAAGTTTGAAGAGCTACAGCCATTAGAGGAGTTTACGACGCCTCCTTCTAGCCCTGTCAATTGCAAGAGCCCAGCAGCACAAGCGTCTTCAGGCTCCTGGGTTCAGTGGATCAAGGCTCCTTACCGCCAGAACTTCTCTACAGCACAAGGCCCCAGCAACCGCGTGGAGGACATCCAAGACCCCTTTGTTATCCCTGCTGATTACGTCTGGACGACACcagaagagaagaaaaagaagacgcaagaaaacaagaacaaGTCGAAGAAAGGCCGGACTGCGTCTTAG